In Rosa chinensis cultivar Old Blush chromosome 1, RchiOBHm-V2, whole genome shotgun sequence, a genomic segment contains:
- the LOC112174231 gene encoding ATP synthase subunit delta', mitochondrial, whose product MLRRATALLTRPASSLRAARAFSTDVAEAPVGNPSFNEAWKKVIPHIDPPKTPLSFMKPRPPTPSSIPTKLTVNFVLPYASELSAKEVDMVIIPASTGQMGVLPGHVATIAELKPGVLSVHEGNDVTKYFVSSGFAFIHANSYADIIAVEAVPIDRVDPSLVQKGLAEFTQKLNSASTDLEKAEAQIGVDVHSALNAALTG is encoded by the exons ATGCTGCGCCGCGCCACCGCTCTCTTGACCCGACCCGCCTCCTCGCTCCGGGCCGCCCGAGCCTTCTCCACCGATGTCGCCGAAGCTCCCGTAGGCAACCCCTCTTTCAACGAGGCCTGGAAGAAGGTCATCCCTCACATCGATCCCCCCAAGACTCCTCTGTCCTTCATGAAGCCCCGCCCTCCGACCCCGTCCTCGATCCCTACCAAGCTCACCGTCAACTTCGTGCTGCCTTACGCATCTGAGCTCTCGGCCAAAGAG GTGGACATGGTCATAATTCCGGCAAGCACTGGGCAGATGGGTGTTCTTCCGGGACATGTGGCAACAATTGCAGAATTGAAACCTGGGGTCCTATCAGTACATGAAGGAAATGATGTGACAAAGTACTTCGTCAGCAGTGGTTTTGCATTCATCCATGCGAACTCTTATGCAGATATAATTGCTGTTGAGGCTGTCCCTATCGATCGAGTTGATCCAAGTCTTGTCCAGAAAGGGCTTGCGGAGTTCACTCAGAAGCTAAACTCAGCCTCAACTGACTTGGAGAAAGCTGAAGCCCAGATTGGAGTTGACGTGCATAGTGCCCTCAATGCTGCTCTCACAGGCTAG